The window TTTGACGTTGATTTTCTAGTTGTTGTAGATTTTGTATTGCTTCTATTTGATTTCGTACTTACAGTATTTCTTGTTCTAGGCGTGCTGCTTGTTGTATTACTTCTAGTTCTTGGAGTAGAAGTCGTTGTTTGATTACCTCTTGTTCTTGGTGTACTCGTTGTGGCGCTATTATTTCTAGTTCTTGGAGTAGAAGTCGTTGTTTGGTTACCTCTTGTTCTTGGTGTACTCGTTGTAGCGCTATTATTTCTAGTTCTTGGAGTAGAAGTCGTTGTTTGGTTACTTCTTGTTCTTGGTGTACTAGTTGTAGCGCTATTATTTCTTGTTCTAGGAGTCGCATTAACTGTTCGGTTTCCTCTTGTTCTAGGTGTTGTAGTTGCCCTATTGTTTCTTGTACGTGGTGTATTATTTACTCTAGGCGTTCTACCATCATTTCTAGAGGCTAAACTTCTGTTTCTTGAAATTGAATTCCCTCTTCTATTAGCTACAGCTGTTCTACGTCTACTATTGTTAACGTAAGGTCTATCATATCTGTATCTTGTAGGTGTATAATGTTGTCTGTAAGGCGTCGTATATACTACACGGTAGTGCGTTGAAGGTAACGTGTAATATGAGTGCCATGCTCTGTAAACATAAGCTCTGTTGTATATGTTAATAAATCCTGTACAATGAGAATAATTGTTGTAACGGTTATAGTGTACATATAATCCACCAACACGGCTAACATAACCTCTGCTATTATAATTGATGTAAACATTTCCTACTTGGTTTACACGACCATAATAGTCATAATAAACAGGAGTGTTTTCTACTTGTATGATAGCTCCAAATTCGTCATACTGTACATAAGCACCATAATCGTAACCTGTATTAAAACTGATACTTGTATTTCTGTTATTAATTTCTAAGTTAATTTTAGGACCGTAATTAGGCATATAAAAGTCAAACTGTCCATCTGCATACACAGAAAATTCAATTCCTGATTCTTCAAATATGAAAGAATTTCCGTAACCTCTTACATAAGTGTTGTTGATGATACCATCATCTAATGTATTTTTTGTGTCTGCATTAACAGTAAACCCATTAAGGACTAAAGCTGTTAATAAAAGGAATATGTTTTTCATAATGTATTATTTTAATTGTTGAACACTAACATAATTACAAGCATCGTGCCAAAAATGTAAAACACAGTAAAAGCAAGGGGTTTAAGAGTGTTTATGAAGTTTGTAAATAACAAAAAAGCCAGAAACATCAGTTCCTGGCTTTTTTTATTGGGACAAAAAAGTAATTATTTTTTAATTTTTTTAAGTTTAGATTTTTTAGTTTTCACTCCTTTTTTATAATAATAGTAATCATCATTATGGTTAGGTTCATATTCGTAATGCCCATTATTAGTATTATATCTATTGACTTGACCTACCGTTTTGATTAATTGACCACGTGGGTTATATTGTAGACGCATACTTCCAATTTGACTGACTAAACCTTTACGGTTGTAGGCGATGTGTACAGAACCTAAACGTTTGATTTGTTCACTTTTATTATAATTTAAAAACACATTACCAATACGTCTAACTTTTCCATCTCTATCATGCGTCACAATCATACCACGATTTCTTGGATTAGAATAACTAACCTGTCTTCCTGGTGCGCCATAAGTTGTATTTATAGAGCTTCGTTTTGACTTGCTAGATCTGTAATAGGTGTCACCTTGCGTTTGTGTTGTCTGTGTATTAAAATCAAAACTTCCATCAGGAAAGATTAGAAATTGGACACCACGTTCTACAAACAAGATTGGTTGTGTGTAATAGTTTCTGTTTAATACTAAATCTTCACCTTGCGATGCAGACTTAGTTTCTGCTGTTACGGTTGTTAATCCAATTAACATACCTGTAAATAATAGTATTAATTTTTTCATAGTATTAAGGATTTAGATTTTGCCTACTATTGTAGCGTTTCGGCATTCGCTGTGTTGCTAATATAGTTTCAATAGCTGTGCCAAACTTGTTAAGTATTGCCTTTACTGCTATTCTAAGCGGTTTTAGGAAATGGTTTTAATCTAAATCTCAATCGAAAAGTATTAAAAAGAATACTATATTTACTGTTGTAAAAACCAACTACCAATGTCTTTAAAGTATAGCACGTGTAAAAATTGCGAAAGTGATTTTAAATCTGGATTTGATTTTTGTCCGCATTGCGGAATGAAGGATAAAGAGGATTTAACACTGGGGATTTTGTTTAACAATACTTTAAATAATTATCTGCTATGGGATTCTAAGTTTTTCAAGAGTTTTATCCCTTTAATGATTAAACCTGGATTTTTATCCAATCAATTTATAGGCGGTAAGCGATTATCTTATTTGCATCCCGCACAATTATATTTGTTTATCACATTTGTGTTTTTCTTTTTGTTTTCTTTTCAGACGAATAGAGTAGAGCAAGAGTTGAATGATGGCTTTAAAACAGAATCAACTAAACTATTAAATGAGGTTCAAACGGTAGAAGTCGATTCGGTTAAAAGAGCAGAAATTAAGACAATACTAAATAAAAATAAGTATTTGTCTGGGATGACAGATAAGGAGATTGACTCCATAGTCTCTCAAAAGGATCTCAAGTCAAGTAATTCCGTGTCCTTTGGATATAGTACCCAGAAAATAGATTCATTATTAGCTGTAAGTGCTTCTGAGGATACAATTTATAAAGCTATGGGAATGACTGATAATCCAGGTTGGTTTGATAAGATGTTATATCCTCAAATGTTGAAATTTCATAAGGACAGAAAGGCAGGATCGATATGGGTTTCTATGATTAATGCGACGCCAATCGCTTTGTTTATTTTATTACCGCTTTTTGCTTTATTTTTAAAGTTGTTTTATTGGAAAAAAGGTCGCTATGCGTATCACTTAGTGTTTTCATTTCACTTTTTCGCCTTTATTTTTATGGTCTTTAGTCTTTTATTAATCGCTAATCTTATAATCGATGTCCCTAATTGGATAAATTTATTAATAACATTATCTGTCTTTTTCTATTTTGTAATATCAACTAAGCGTTTTTACAATCAACGTTGGCGTTATAGTATTTTAAAAAGTGGTATTATATCCTTTGTGTTTTTAGCACTATTGGTACCTATTGCTTTTGTGGTGTTGGCATTTGTTTCCTTTTTGTTTTATTAAATCAGAATTTGAATAGGAGAGTCGTCTATTAATTATTTTTTCGGTTAAACCGAAATTAAATAACTTAATGCATAACTGTATTTTGACTTAATGAAACTGTTTTTTAGAATAGGAAGTGTCTTTTTTTAAACGGAAACCCTAAGATTGGGCATGCCAAATAGGAAGGTTAAAATATTGACTTAACACTTCAGCATCGATAATAATAGTTTTTAGTTTACCATGATCCACTACATTCATTCGTGTGGCATCTTTTAGTACTAAATTAAGTTCAAAGCTTTTGTAATTACCATTCTCACCAGATATGGTTTCGCCAATAATCTGTAAAGCGACAATGTTTGATAATGCAGTGCTTTTTTTTGGATTTTGCTTATTAAATCCGCGATAAAAACGATTACTATGTGTATTAAAAACAATAGGTGAAAAATAAGAAAGCAGTAAAAAATTACCTGCAATAAAAAAGGCCGCACCGGCGACAGTTACAATGCTGAATAAAAATTCGAAAGTTTTAGTCTTTAAATACGAAGCAATACCTGCGTACAAAAAGGCATAAGCCACACCAACAAATAGTAGCGTAAATAGTGCATAACCAAGCGATGGTTTAAATTTAAACCCATATCTAGTCTGAGATAAAACGTGTGTTTCAAAATTTGCACCTCCGCTTATTGCGGGTTTTGTAGATACTTTTTTTTTGATCGTTTCTAAATCAGTCATTGGAGGTTGTAACTGGTTATAATTTATCCTTCAAATACTGTGCGGTCACACTTGCTTTTACCTTTACAACGTCTTCCGGTGTACCAAAAGCAACTAGTTTTCCGCCATTTTCTCCACCTTCAGGGCCTAAGTCTATAATGTGATCGGCACATTTGATAAGTTCTAGATTATGCTCCACCACAATTATGGAATGTCCTTTCGCAATTAATGCATAAAATGATTTTAATAATTTCTGGATATCATGAAAGTGTAGCCCAGTCGTAGGTTCATCAAAAATAAACAAGGTCTTATCCTTTGTGTTTCCTTTTCCTAAAAAGGTTGCCAATTTTATACGTTGTGCTTCTCCACCAGACAGGGTAGAACTGCTTTGCCCTAACGCTACATAACCTAAACCAACGTCTTGAAGCGGTTGTAATTTATTTTTAATTTTTACAGCCCCATTTTTATCAAAAAAGGCAATAGCATCATCAATGGTTAGATTTAAAATATCATCAATATTTTTATCGGCAAAAGTAACTTCTAAGACTTCCTTTTTAAAACGCTTGCCTTTGCAGGTTTCACATTCTAAATGGACATCTGCCATAAATTGCATTTCGATAGTTACTTCTCCTTCACCTTTGCAGGTTTCGCAGCGTCCACCATCTACATTAAAGCTAAAGTGTTTTGCGGCGTAATTGCGAATCGTACTGAGTTTTTGCTTAGCATATAAAGCTCTGATGTCATCATAGGCTTTAACGTAAGTCACGGGATTTGATCTAGAAGAGCGTCCTATAGGGTTTTGATCTATAAATTCGATATTTTTTACAATACTATAGTTTCCTTTTATTTCGGTAAATTGACCCGCTTTATCACTAAAACCAGTCAAATGCTTTTGTATAGCAGGAAATAATATTTTTTTAACCAACGTACTTTTTCCACTACCAGAAACTCCTGTAATTACGGTCAACATCTCTAATGGAAAAGAAACATCTATGTTTTTTAAATTATTTTCTCTAGCGCCAATAACATCAATACTATATTTACTGGTACGACGTGTTTTAGGGACTTCAATCTTTAAAGTTTCATTTAAATATTGAGCGGTTAACGAATTTGATTTTAATATATCCGCATAGGTACCGACAGCAACAACTTCTCCTCCTAAAGTACCAGCTTCTGGTCCGATATCTATTATCTGATCGGCTTCTTTCATGATATCTTCATCATGTTCTACCACAATAACAGTGTTTCCTAAATCACGAAGTTGTTTTAAAACTTGTATTAAACGTTCTGAATCTTTTGGATGTAAACCAATACTGGGTTCGTCCAAAATGTACATGGATCCTACCAAACTACTCCCTAAAGAGGTTGCTAAATTAATACGTTGACTTTCTCCACCAGATAAAGTGTTTGATTTTCTGTTGATCGTCAAATAGTCTAATCCTACGTTATGTAAAAAGCTTAGTCTATTTTTAATTTCAATTAATAAACGTTCTGCAATTTTAGCGTCGTAATCGTTCAACTCAATTTTATCAAAGAAACTCGCTAGTTTATTTAAAGGTAATTCTACTAAATCGGTTAACGTTGCATTACCAACCTTAATATAATTGGTTTCTGGTCTCAAGCGTTTACCATGACAAACTTTACATAGCGTTTTACCTCGGTAACGAGATAACATTACGCGATTCTGAATCTTATACGCTTTGCTTTCTAGCTCGGCAAAAAAGCTGTTTAAGCCTTCAAAGTACTCATTACCTTCCCAAATCAGGTTTTTATGTGCTTCACTTAATTGAAAGTAAGGTTTGTGTATCGGGAAATCAAACTTATGCGAGTTATTAACCAATTGGTCCTTATACCAACTCATACTATCACCACGCCAAGGGAATATAGCGTTTTCGTAAATCGATAAAGCGGTATTTGGGACTACTAAATCATCATCAATACCAATAACATCTCCATAACCTTCACATTTTGGACAGGCACCATAAGGGTTGTTAAAACTAAATAAATGGACATTGGGCTCTAAAAATTGAATATTATCCAATTCAAATTTATTACTAAAATGACGAATGGTATTATCTGCTAAGGTTTGGATGTAACAATTACCTTTAC is drawn from Psychroserpens sp. NJDZ02 and contains these coding sequences:
- the uvrA gene encoding excinuclease ABC subunit UvrA; translated protein: MTTPLSEVNPKENIIIKGAKLHNLKNIDVVIPRRKLVVITGLSGSGKSSLAFDTLYAEGQRRYVESLSSYARQFLGRLNKPKVDYIKGIAPAIAIEQKVNSTNPRSTVGTTTEIYDYLKLLFARVGRTYSPISGQEVKKDTVTDVTKYIQSLALNEKLLLLAPLVLEEGRALQDKLSALNAQGYARIKVKDKVIRIDDAKDLTSTDDLFLVVDRIVTKDDEDFYNRLADAIQTAFFEGKGNCYIQTLADNTIRHFSNKFELDNIQFLEPNVHLFSFNNPYGACPKCEGYGDVIGIDDDLVVPNTALSIYENAIFPWRGDSMSWYKDQLVNNSHKFDFPIHKPYFQLSEAHKNLIWEGNEYFEGLNSFFAELESKAYKIQNRVMLSRYRGKTLCKVCHGKRLRPETNYIKVGNATLTDLVELPLNKLASFFDKIELNDYDAKIAERLLIEIKNRLSFLHNVGLDYLTINRKSNTLSGGESQRINLATSLGSSLVGSMYILDEPSIGLHPKDSERLIQVLKQLRDLGNTVIVVEHDEDIMKEADQIIDIGPEAGTLGGEVVAVGTYADILKSNSLTAQYLNETLKIEVPKTRRTSKYSIDVIGARENNLKNIDVSFPLEMLTVITGVSGSGKSTLVKKILFPAIQKHLTGFSDKAGQFTEIKGNYSIVKNIEFIDQNPIGRSSRSNPVTYVKAYDDIRALYAKQKLSTIRNYAAKHFSFNVDGGRCETCKGEGEVTIEMQFMADVHLECETCKGKRFKKEVLEVTFADKNIDDILNLTIDDAIAFFDKNGAVKIKNKLQPLQDVGLGYVALGQSSSTLSGGEAQRIKLATFLGKGNTKDKTLFIFDEPTTGLHFHDIQKLLKSFYALIAKGHSIIVVEHNLELIKCADHIIDLGPEGGENGGKLVAFGTPEDVVKVKASVTAQYLKDKL
- a CDS encoding DUF3667 domain-containing protein, translated to MSLKYSTCKNCESDFKSGFDFCPHCGMKDKEDLTLGILFNNTLNNYLLWDSKFFKSFIPLMIKPGFLSNQFIGGKRLSYLHPAQLYLFITFVFFFLFSFQTNRVEQELNDGFKTESTKLLNEVQTVEVDSVKRAEIKTILNKNKYLSGMTDKEIDSIVSQKDLKSSNSVSFGYSTQKIDSLLAVSASEDTIYKAMGMTDNPGWFDKMLYPQMLKFHKDRKAGSIWVSMINATPIALFILLPLFALFLKLFYWKKGRYAYHLVFSFHFFAFIFMVFSLLLIANLIIDVPNWINLLITLSVFFYFVISTKRFYNQRWRYSILKSGIISFVFLALLVPIAFVVLAFVSFLFY